AGCGGGACCGTGGAGAACACGTGACGACCCGTCACCGTCGTGCCGTCGGCGGTGCGGACCTGCGGCGCCGAGTCGAGCCCCGAGCGGGGTACGACCCGGTCGACCGCGCTGGAGAGCCGGATGTCGGCGCCCGCGGCGGTGGCGGCGTCGGCGAGCGCCTCGACGATCTGCCCGAAGCCACGGCGCGGGTAGTGAAAGATCTGGCCCTGCCCGGAGCCGCCCTCGCCGGTCGCCCGACTGCGGCGCGCCCGGGAGAGGATCTTCGCCGCGACCTTCCACGGCGTGTCCGCGGTGACGCGGCGACGAGCCTGCTCGCCGTCGATCTCGCTGCCGTCGAGGCCCCACAGCTTGCTCGCGTAGGGCTCGTAGAGGGCGCCGTAGAGGGTCGGGCCGAGACCGGCGCGCAGGACCTCGGCGTAGGTGTCCTGCCGCGGCTTGCGCAACGGGCCGGTCAGCGCGTCGCGCGCGATGCCGGCCAGCAGCCCCGGCGGCAGGGCCTTGGCGAGCTCCACGGGCTTGAGCGGGAAGCCGACCCAGCTGCCGGCGACCCGCAACCGGCCGTTGCGGGGCCGGGTCTGGAGGTCGTCACCGAGGAGTCCGCGCAGGTCCGCGAGCAGCGCCGGAGCGGTCGCGGGGTGCAGCCGGTGACTCCCGGCGTCGACCCGGATACCGCCGACCTCGAAGCTCGCCGCCATCCCACCGACGTACGGCGCCGCCTCGAGCACGACGACGGAACGGCCGGTCCGCGCGGCACGCCAGGCCGCCGCCAGGCCTGCGGGGCCGGCGCCCAGGATCACCACGTCCGCCGACGACCGGCCCGCGCCGGAGCGGGAGATGCCACGACTCACCGGGCCAACCAACCACACCGGTGCCAAGCCCGCCCCAGCGGCCGCTCATGCCCGGCTCACGCTCCGTCAATCGGCTCGTCGCCTCCGGAAAGGCGTGGCTACGGCGGCCGGTGCCGGGCATGCTGAGCCCATGATCGACGGGATCCGGGTCCGCTCGGTCAGCATCCCCGAACGGGAGCTGACCTGGCGATTCTCGCGATCCTCCGGGCCGGGCGGCCAGGGCGTCAACACCGCCGACTCCCGCGTCGAGCTGGTCTTCGACCTCGCCAACTCCGGCGCCTTCTCCCCAGCGCTCCGCGCCCGCGCGCTCGAGCGCCTCCGCACCCGTCTGGTGGACGGCACCGTCGTCGTCGTCGCGTCCGAGCACCGCTCCCAGCTCCGCAACCGCGAGGCCGCCGCCGAGCGCCTCGCCGCGATCCTCACCGACGCCACCGCCCCGCCACCCAAGCCGCGGCGTCCGACAAAGCCCTCGGCCGGCGCCACCGCCCGCCGCCTCGACGCGAAGTCCCGCCGGTCCCGGACCAAGCGCCTCCGCCGCTCCACCGACGACTGACCCGCCTCACCTGTCACACGAGGGGTGACACCCTTTTCGGCGCCAGAAAGGGTGACACCCCTTACTGCGCAGTAAGGGGTGTCACCCTTTACTGCGCAGTAAGGGGTGTCACCCTTTTTGACAGGGGGCGCCGCTCAGGCGAGCAGGCGGACGATCGCGACGGATCCGATCGTGACGATGACCCCGCGCAGGACGTTCGGCGGCAGCTTGCGGGCGATCCGCGCCCCCGTCAGACCGCCGACGATCGAGCCCGCGGCGATCAGCCCGGCGACGCCCCAGTCGATGTCCTCGATCGCGATGAACACGATCGCGGCGACCAGGTTCGCCGTCAGCGCGAGGACGTTCTTGATGGCGTTGAGCACCTGCAGGTCCTCGGCGAGCAGGGTACCGAGCAGTCCCATCAACAGGACGCCCTGCGCCGCTCCGAAGTAACCGCCGTAGATCCCGGTGCCGAGGACGCCGACGGCGAGCACCGCGCCGCCGTGGTGCGGTCGGTGGGGACGGGCCGCGACCGCCGCGGTCAGCCGCGGCTGGAGGATGACGAGGAGCAACGCGATCCCGATCAGCACCGGGACGATCGCCTTGAACGCCCCCGGGGGCAACGTGAGCAGCAGCGTCGCGCCGACGATCGCGCCGACCGTCGTGCACGCGCCCAGGCGACGCAGCCGCTCGCCCTGGCCGCGCAGTTCGCGCCGGTAGGCGACGACGGCGGCGGCGGAGCCCGGGACCAGGCCGACGGTGTTCGACACGTTCGCGAGCACCGGTGGGTAGCCCAGAGCGATCAGGGTGGGGAACGTGATCAGCGTGCCGGATCCGACGACGGCGTTGATCGCGCCCGCGCCCAGCCCGGCGACCGCGATGGCGATCGCGTCCCAGAAGGTCACGCGACCGACGACTCAGCCGGTGCCGGGGCGGTTCGCGTCGGGACCGAGCTTGCCGACCACCGAGCCGAGGCCCTCGAGCGCCTTGCCGAGCTCGCTCGGCACGATCCAGATCTTGTTCGAGTCGCCGCGCGCGATCTCCGGGAGCATCTGCAGGTACTGGTACGCGAGCAGTTCCTGGTCCGGGTTGCCGTCGTGGATGGCGCGGAAGACGGTCTGGATCGCCTCGGCCTCGCCCTGGGCGCGGAGGATCTGCGACTCGCGCTCACCCTCGGCGCGCAGGATCGCGGCCGCCCGCTCGCCCTCGGCGGTGAGGATCTGCGACTGCTTGAAACCCTCCGCGGTGAGGACCGCCGCCCGCTTGTCGCGCTCGGCCCGCATCTGCTGCTCCATCGCGCCCTGGATCGTGGGCGGCGGGTCGATCGCCTTGAGCTCGACGCGGTTGACGCGCAGCCCCCAGCGGCCGGTCGCCTCGTCGAGGACGCCGCGCAGCGCGGCGTTGATCTGGTCGCGCGAGGTCAGCGTCTGTTCCAGCGTCAAACCACCGACGACGTTGCGCAGCGTCGTGACGGTGAGCTGCTCGACACCGGAGATGTAGTCGGCGATCTCGTAGGTCGCGGCCTTGGGGTCCGTCACCTGGAAGTAGATGACGGTGTCGATGCTGACGACGAGGTTGTCTTCCGTGATCACCGGCTGCGGCGGGAACGAGACCACCTGCTCGCGCAGGTCGATCAGCGGGTTGAGCCGGTCGACGAAGGGGACGAGCAACGTCAGCCCGGCGCCGAGGGTGCGCTGGTAGCGGCCGAGACGCTCGACGATCCCGGCCCGGGCCTGCGGCACGATCCGCACCGAGCGCGAGAGCA
This window of the Sporichthya brevicatena genome carries:
- a CDS encoding sulfite exporter TauE/SafE family protein: MTFWDAIAIAVAGLGAGAINAVVGSGTLITFPTLIALGYPPVLANVSNTVGLVPGSAAAVVAYRRELRGQGERLRRLGACTTVGAIVGATLLLTLPPGAFKAIVPVLIGIALLLVILQPRLTAAVAARPHRPHHGGAVLAVGVLGTGIYGGYFGAAQGVLLMGLLGTLLAEDLQVLNAIKNVLALTANLVAAIVFIAIEDIDWGVAGLIAAGSIVGGLTGARIARKLPPNVLRGVIVTIGSVAIVRLLA
- a CDS encoding protoporphyrinogen/coproporphyrinogen oxidase, producing the protein MSRGISRSGAGRSSADVVILGAGPAGLAAAWRAARTGRSVVVLEAAPYVGGMAASFEVGGIRVDAGSHRLHPATAPALLADLRGLLGDDLQTRPRNGRLRVAGSWVGFPLKPVELAKALPPGLLAGIARDALTGPLRKPRQDTYAEVLRAGLGPTLYGALYEPYASKLWGLDGSEIDGEQARRRVTADTPWKVAAKILSRARRSRATGEGGSGQGQIFHYPRRGFGQIVEALADAATAAGADIRLSSAVDRVVPRSGLDSAPQVRTADGTTVTGRHVFSTVPLPRLAAMTDPPAPAEVLAASGSLTFRAMVLVYLVHGGGRWTSFDAHYLPADGTPVTRISEPTNYRESADDPTDRSVLCVEIPCAPDDATFSADEATLTGIVTDTLARTGLPPLNVQEVVVRRVKHVYPVYTRGYGPALEALDTWARGISGVTTFGRLGLFAHDNTHHALAMAYDAVDALTPVGFDHGAWAMARLRFADHVVED
- a CDS encoding SPFH domain-containing protein gives rise to the protein MNGSDAVTIALVAIAIFVLVVLSRSVRIVPQARAGIVERLGRYQRTLGAGLTLLVPFVDRLNPLIDLREQVVSFPPQPVITEDNLVVSIDTVIYFQVTDPKAATYEIADYISGVEQLTVTTLRNVVGGLTLEQTLTSRDQINAALRGVLDEATGRWGLRVNRVELKAIDPPPTIQGAMEQQMRAERDKRAAVLTAEGFKQSQILTAEGERAAAILRAEGERESQILRAQGEAEAIQTVFRAIHDGNPDQELLAYQYLQMLPEIARGDSNKIWIVPSELGKALEGLGSVVGKLGPDANRPGTG
- the arfB gene encoding alternative ribosome rescue aminoacyl-tRNA hydrolase ArfB; amino-acid sequence: MIDGIRVRSVSIPERELTWRFSRSSGPGGQGVNTADSRVELVFDLANSGAFSPALRARALERLRTRLVDGTVVVVASEHRSQLRNREAAAERLAAILTDATAPPPKPRRPTKPSAGATARRLDAKSRRSRTKRLRRSTDD